In Bradysia coprophila strain Holo2 unplaced genomic scaffold, BU_Bcop_v1 contig_358, whole genome shotgun sequence, one DNA window encodes the following:
- the LOC119081218 gene encoding 26S proteasome non-ATPase regulatory subunit 9, with translation MGVPQFSKKDFVLNLIEKKNQLEQNINSFGQILAVNNNIGMRESLIDADGYPRNDIDVYQVRHARHQINTLQNDLKSLMKEIEKGLEAFHAESTSSGPSGPKAASFRSNSDDMEVVETPLNPFVRVNFVSPGSPAEAAGIRFNDEIIEFGSLNASNFRELTQISEIVKHRQNERILIRVQRDNKVNELCLVPQIWSGRGLLGCNVVVIEGSSR, from the exons ATGGGTGttccacaattttcaaaaaaggatTTTGTACTCAATCTGATCGAGAAGAAGAATCAGCTCGAGCAAAATATTAACAGCTTTGGCCAAATTTTGGCTGTG AACAATAATATTGGCATGAGAGAATCACTGATAGATGCCGATGGTTACCCGCGTAATGATATCGATGTCTATCAAGTTCGTCATGCTAGACATCAAATAAACACTTTGCAGAATGATTTGAAATCTTTGAtgaaagaaatcgaaaaaggTCTTGAAG CTTTCCATGCAGAATCCACTAGTAGTGGGCCTAGCGGACCCAAGGCCGCATCTTTTCGCTCCAATTCGGATGACATGGAAGTAGTTGAAACTCCCTTGAATCCTTTCGTTAGGG tcaATTTCGTGAGTCCCGGAAGTCCTGCCGAAGCAGCT GGTATCCGGTTCAATGATGAAATCATCGAGTTTGGATCGTTGAATGCATCCAATTTCAGAGAATTGACCCAAATAAGCGAAATCGTTAAGCATCGTCAAAATGAAAGGATACTCATTCGAGTTCAACGCGATAATAAGGTCAATGAACTGTGCTTGGTACCACAAATATGGAGCGGTCGAGGTTTGTTGGGCTGCAATGTCGTTGTTATCGAAGGAAGTTCTCGCTAA
- the LOC119081220 gene encoding 2-aminoethanethiol dioxygenase — protein MSSRFAQILKHAIITCHPNNAHSFKTNFNDLKILLDSLTISDLGPNLSSHLYSKNSFVETNKAPCTFVNIFENENLVVNIFILKERYTMPIHDHPMIHGILKGMAGKLLVESYTASNNDEATLSGSDEYGTIIMATKETPMELSEYTDCATLSPNHSQFHRITSLEGPAVLFDILTPPYEADIPVYGPRNCSYYRQVVLFDDEQFQHLGLEQIPPPSHFYCDTGHYKMPQSILDELNSMEKS, from the exons ATGTCTAGCCGTTTTGCACAAATACTTAAACATGCAATTATTACTTGCCACCCAAATAATGCCCATTCATTCAAAACGAATTTCAACGATCTCAAAATACTATTGGACTCGCTGACAATATCCGATTTGGGACCAAATTTGTCGTCACATCTGTATTCAAAGAATTCTTTCGTTGAAACAAACAAGGCGCCGTGCACTTTCgtgaatattttcgaaaatgaaaatctg GTGGTCAACATTTTCATCTTGAAGGAACGATACACAATGCCAATCCATGACCATCCAATGATTCATGGAATTTTGAAAGGAATGGCCGGAAAATTGCTGGTGGAAAGTTATACGGCAAGCAACAACGACGAGGCGACATTGTCCGGTTCCGATGAGTATGGCACAATAATTATGGCTACAAAGGAAACGCCAATGGAACTGTCCGAATACACGGACTGCGCTACACTATCACCGAATCATTCCCAATTCCATCGAATTACATCACTCGAAGGACCGGCCGTATTGTTCGACATTTTAACGCCACCGTATGAGGCTGACATACCCGTGTATGGTCCACGAAATTGTTCGTACTATAGACAGGTCGTGCTGTTCGACGATGAACAATTTCAACATTTGGGATTGGAGCAAATACCACCGCCGAGTCATTTCTATTGTGATACGGGGCACTATAAAATGCCTCAatctattttggatgaattgAATTCCATGGAAAAGtcttaa
- the LOC119081219 gene encoding peroxisomal membrane protein PMP34, translated as MAQSKPINKVFSYEAWVHAVAGATGSVFAMSVFYPLDTARYRLQIEDPKKRKALSTFQLIKQLIREEGVSTLYRGMIPVLQSLCISNFVYFYTFHSLKALSSSSNQSAVRDLLLGSISGVVNVLTTTPFWVVNSRLKMKGLNGNRDDETNKYSNLVEGLLYIAQVEGWQGLWAGAIPSLMLVCNPALQFMMYESLKRRIAKVDGQPSAMMFFLIGAISKTFSSVITYPLQLIQTKLRHGKSTESMKLPSNAGVIQMLLHIVKTSGVEGLFRGLEAKIWQTVLTAALMFATYEKIAKFVMSLLIRKKVTKQ; from the exons ATGGCTCAATCGAAACCAATAAATAAAGTGTTCAGTTACGAGGCATGGGTTCACGCAGTGGCTGGAGCTACG GGCAGTGTGTTCGCGATGTCAGTCTTCTATCCTTTAGATACGGCTCGATACCGGCTACAAA TTGAAGATCCGAAAAAACGGAAGGCATTGAGCACGTTCCAACTAATTAAGCAGTTGATTCGAGAAGAAGGTGTGTCGACGCTATATCGTGGCATGATCCCAGTGCTACAAAGTTTGTGCATATCGAATTTTGTGTATTTCTATACGTTCCACAGTTTAAAAGCGCTGAGTTCATCGTCGAATCAAAGTGCTGTTCGAGATCTCCTATTGG GTTCCATTTCCGGTGTGGTCAAT GTTCTAACGACAACGCCGTTCTGGGTGGTCAATAGTCGGTTAAAAATGAAAGGATTGAATGGAAATCGGGACGATGAAACCAACAAGTATTCGAACTTGGTCGAAGGTCTTCTGTACATTGCTCAAGTTGAAGGCTGGCAGGGTCTCTGGGCCGGAGCAATTCCATCGTTGATGCTGGTTTGTAATCCTGCTCTGCAATTTATGATGTACGAATCGCTGAAGCGTCGAATCGCCAAAGTTGACGGTCAACCATCCGCAATGATGTTTTTCCTGATCGGCGCTATATCCAAAACTTTTTCGAGCGTAATCACCTATCCACTGCAACTGATTCAAACGAAACTGAGGCATGGAAAATCGACCGAATCAATGAAACTACCATCCAATGCTGGTGTCATTCAAATGCTGCTGCATATTGTAAAAACCAGCGGAGTCGAGGGTTTGTTTCGCGGATTGGAAGCGAAAATTTGGCAGACCGTGCTGACGGCAGCTTTAATGTTTGCAACCTACGAAAAGATCGCAAAGTTTGTGATGTCACTGTTGATTCGGAAGAAAGTAACGAAACAGTAG
- the LOC119081221 gene encoding E3 ubiquitin-protein ligase arih1-like isoform X2 — protein MFTQSSFDDSEGDDALSDDNISVYSNSSIISLSNHRTEAYKVITIDDVFCQMNDQIKNISDVMNIPATSARIVLDHFNWQSDRLTEKFVAAVSEQERDAFFRDAKILNPRFNDRRRHDNIVGDCLICFDKGRTTGLLCGHKFCRNCWNQYLTMKIVEYGAQRIACPDSKCTIIVEDGIVKGLISDPNVIQKYNRSICNNYVKFKANLSWCTSPGCNYVIDSIDCLTIFVTCKCGNQFCFECHEQSHSPISCQYLLKWKDDDSITQSYLSVNTKPCPSCKSSIEKNGGCPHMICFSCKHEFCWKCMVSWHRHAATYQCNTPDDDIRLRKTRTRLQRLNYCWDRYAYNRQTWKDEIDRFDFAWEQFEHRLSLKAALNHIFECRRFLMYSYAYVYYLKESNEVYILETNLDFIEGAVDAVSVLLENYIRLKENDVNFLSKEAPFRTEIINKTTHCDALRQKWLKNIEDGKASNTYLYRE, from the exons ATGTTCACTCAGTCTTCTTTTGATGACAGCGAAGGTGATGATGCTTTGTCGGATGATAACATTTCAGTTTATTCAAACTCTAGCATCATCAGCCTATCGAATCATCGTACCGAGGCCTACAAAGTAATAACAATTGACGATGTGTTTTGTCAAATGAACGatcaaatcaaaaacattAGCGATGTGATGAAC ATTCCGGCAACATCCGCAAGAATCGTTTTAGATCATTTCAATTGGCAGTCTGACAGACTCACAGAGAAATTTGTTGCTGCCGTCTCTGAACAGGAACGTGATGCATTTTTTCGCGATGCGAAAATATTAAATCCGAGGTTCAACGATCGCAGAAGACATGATAATATCGTCGGTGACTGCTTAATTTGCTTCGATAAGGGA AGAACAACTGGTTTACTATGCGGTCACAAGTTTTGTCGAAATTGTTGGAATCAGTatttaacaatgaaaattgttgaatacgGAGCGCAAAGAATTGCATGTCCAGACTCCAAGTGCACCATTATCGTAGAAGATGGGATTGTGAAAGGCCTTATATCGGATCCGAATgtcattcaaaaatataatCGATCCATTTGCAACAATTACGTTAAG TTCAAGGCGAATTTGAGTTGGTGCACTTCGCCGGGATGCAATTATGTGATCGATTCGATCGACTGTTTGACGATATTTGTGACTTGCAAATgtggaaatcaattttgttttgaatgtcACGAACAGAGCCATTCTCCAATATCTTGTCAATACCTGTTAAAATGGAAGGATGATGACTCTATTACTCAATCGTATTTATCCGTTAACACTAAGCCTTGTCCAAGCTGTAAGAGTagcattgaaaaaaatggagGATGTCCCCACATG ATATGTTTCAGTTGTAAGCATGAGTTTTGCTGGAAATGCATGGTTTCATGGCACAGACATGCGGCAACATATCAATGTAACACTCCGGATGATGACATAAGATTGCGCAAAACTCGCACTCGATTACAGAG GCTGAATTATTGTTGGGATCGATATGCTTACAATCGTCAGACGTGGAAAGACGAAATTGATCGTTTCGACTTTGCTTGGGAACAG tTTGAGCACAGATTATCGCTGAAAGCTGCACTgaaccacattttcgagtgcCGACGTTTTCTTATGTATTCGTACGCATATGTCTATTATTTGAAGGAGAGTAACGAAGTCTACATTTTGGAAACAAATTTGGACTTCATCGAAGGTGCAGTGGACGCAGTGTCCGTGTTGTTAGAAAATTACATTCGACTCAAAGAGAATGACGTAAATTTCTTGAGTAAGGAAGCACCGTTTCGAAccgaaattataaataaaactaC ACATTGTGATGCGTTAAGGCAGAAATGGCTGAAAAACATTGAAGATGGTAAAGCCAGTAACACTTATTTGTATCGTGAATAA
- the LOC119081221 gene encoding E3 ubiquitin-protein ligase arih1-like isoform X1, whose protein sequence is MFTQSSFDDSEGDDALSDDNISVYSNSSIISLSNHRTEAYKVITIDDVFCQMNDQIKNISDVMNIPATSARIVLDHFNWQSDRLTEKFVAAVSEQERDAFFRDAKILNPRFNDRRRHDNIVGDCLICFDKGQRTTGLLCGHKFCRNCWNQYLTMKIVEYGAQRIACPDSKCTIIVEDGIVKGLISDPNVIQKYNRSICNNYVKFKANLSWCTSPGCNYVIDSIDCLTIFVTCKCGNQFCFECHEQSHSPISCQYLLKWKDDDSITQSYLSVNTKPCPSCKSSIEKNGGCPHMICFSCKHEFCWKCMVSWHRHAATYQCNTPDDDIRLRKTRTRLQRLNYCWDRYAYNRQTWKDEIDRFDFAWEQFEHRLSLKAALNHIFECRRFLMYSYAYVYYLKESNEVYILETNLDFIEGAVDAVSVLLENYIRLKENDVNFLSKEAPFRTEIINKTTHCDALRQKWLKNIEDGKASNTYLYRE, encoded by the exons ATGTTCACTCAGTCTTCTTTTGATGACAGCGAAGGTGATGATGCTTTGTCGGATGATAACATTTCAGTTTATTCAAACTCTAGCATCATCAGCCTATCGAATCATCGTACCGAGGCCTACAAAGTAATAACAATTGACGATGTGTTTTGTCAAATGAACGatcaaatcaaaaacattAGCGATGTGATGAAC ATTCCGGCAACATCCGCAAGAATCGTTTTAGATCATTTCAATTGGCAGTCTGACAGACTCACAGAGAAATTTGTTGCTGCCGTCTCTGAACAGGAACGTGATGCATTTTTTCGCGATGCGAAAATATTAAATCCGAGGTTCAACGATCGCAGAAGACATGATAATATCGTCGGTGACTGCTTAATTTGCTTCGATAAGGGA CAGAGAACAACTGGTTTACTATGCGGTCACAAGTTTTGTCGAAATTGTTGGAATCAGTatttaacaatgaaaattgttgaatacgGAGCGCAAAGAATTGCATGTCCAGACTCCAAGTGCACCATTATCGTAGAAGATGGGATTGTGAAAGGCCTTATATCGGATCCGAATgtcattcaaaaatataatCGATCCATTTGCAACAATTACGTTAAG TTCAAGGCGAATTTGAGTTGGTGCACTTCGCCGGGATGCAATTATGTGATCGATTCGATCGACTGTTTGACGATATTTGTGACTTGCAAATgtggaaatcaattttgttttgaatgtcACGAACAGAGCCATTCTCCAATATCTTGTCAATACCTGTTAAAATGGAAGGATGATGACTCTATTACTCAATCGTATTTATCCGTTAACACTAAGCCTTGTCCAAGCTGTAAGAGTagcattgaaaaaaatggagGATGTCCCCACATG ATATGTTTCAGTTGTAAGCATGAGTTTTGCTGGAAATGCATGGTTTCATGGCACAGACATGCGGCAACATATCAATGTAACACTCCGGATGATGACATAAGATTGCGCAAAACTCGCACTCGATTACAGAG GCTGAATTATTGTTGGGATCGATATGCTTACAATCGTCAGACGTGGAAAGACGAAATTGATCGTTTCGACTTTGCTTGGGAACAG tTTGAGCACAGATTATCGCTGAAAGCTGCACTgaaccacattttcgagtgcCGACGTTTTCTTATGTATTCGTACGCATATGTCTATTATTTGAAGGAGAGTAACGAAGTCTACATTTTGGAAACAAATTTGGACTTCATCGAAGGTGCAGTGGACGCAGTGTCCGTGTTGTTAGAAAATTACATTCGACTCAAAGAGAATGACGTAAATTTCTTGAGTAAGGAAGCACCGTTTCGAAccgaaattataaataaaactaC ACATTGTGATGCGTTAAGGCAGAAATGGCTGAAAAACATTGAAGATGGTAAAGCCAGTAACACTTATTTGTATCGTGAATAA